One genomic region from Rosa rugosa chromosome 1, drRosRugo1.1, whole genome shotgun sequence encodes:
- the LOC133726722 gene encoding beta-glucosidase 24-like produces the protein MALSLSFSLPTSATRAPVSSFRRLPSRNPTVKAVGVFPSRRIDHKRAIRIRPCSALGDSVVTSAVTDTVAAVADTTTTTTTTTATTEVTRDDFPTDFKFGCATSAFQTEGSGTEGGRGPATWDSYIQDDTVDGTEIAVDSYNRYKDDVQLLKDMGVDTYRFSMSWSRILPDGTIDGGINQEGIDFYNNFIDELIANGITPFVTLFHFDLPTALDTKYSGFLSSDIVEDFKAYADLCFKTFGDRVKYWATINEPQVWGQYGFTNTAADANAATDPYKSSHNVILAHATAAKLYKNTYQPTQGGEIGIPIVVEWFEPYQDTPQDTFAAKRAFDFLTGWFLEPIIYGDYPFVMKALVRDGLPEFTDEQKELVKGSYDYIGVNYYTSRYAAAVPITSNDVYTTMDQFQHATITVDGSDGEPIGAATPGSSEIYVYPEGLRKALILLKQYNNPKIYITENGYPEARDDTLSVEEASIDDVRIQHIKDHLAAVKDARAAGTDVQGYLMWALMDCLEMGSLYAVRFGLNYTDYLNDLVRTPKKSAAWLKDFLASTTST, from the exons ATGGCTCTCTCTCTAAGCTTTTCGTTGCCAACGTCGGCCACAAGAGCGCCGGTGAGCTCCTTCAGGAGACTACCGAGCCGTAATCCAACGGTGAAAGCCGTAGGAGTGTTCCCATCTAGGAGAATTGATCATAAGAGGGCCATCAGAATTAGACCATGCTCGGCATTGGGAGATTCGGTAGTAACAAGTGCAGTTACTGACACTGTGGCCGCGGTTGCTGATACCACAACGACAACGACAACCACAACTGCAACCACAGAAGTAACCAGGGATGATTTCCCTACTGATTTCAAGTTTGGTTGCGCCACTTCTGCTTTCCAG ACAGAAGGATCTGGAACTGAAGGAGGGAGAGGACCCGCCACGTGGGATAGTTACATACAAGATGACACAGTTGATGGCACAGAAATAGCCGTTGATTCCTACAACCGCTACAAG GACGACGTGCAACTGCTGAAAGATATGGGAGTGGATACATACCGATTCTCCATGTCTTGGTCAAGAATCCTGCCTG ACGGAACCATAGACGGTGGAATAAACCAGGAGGGTATCGATTTTTACAACAACTTCATCGACGAACTGATCGCAAATG GGATAACTCCATTTGTGACACTGTTCCACTTCGACTTGCCCACAGCACTGGACACCAAGTACAGCGGTTTCTTAAGCAGTGACATTGT GGAGGATTTCAAAGCATATGCGGATTTATGTTTCAAAACTTTTGGCGATCGAGTGAAGTACTGGGCTACTATCAATGAGCCACAAGTGTGGGGGCAATACGGCTTCACTAACACCGCCGCAGATGCAAACGCTGCCACCGATCCTTATAAATCTTCGCATAATGTCATATTAGCCCATGCTACAGCAGCCAAACTCTACAAGAATACATACCAG CCAACACAAGGAGGAGAGATTGGAATTCCGATAGTGGTTGAATGGTTTGAGCCATACCAAGACACCCCGCAAGATACATTTGCAGCCAAAAGAGCATTCGATTTTTTGACAGGATG GTTTCTGGAGCCCATAATATATGGTGATTACCCATTTGTTATGAAAGCTTTGGTGAGGGATGGCCTACCAGAATTCACAGATGAGCAGAAAGAGTTGGTAAAGGGCTCATATGATTACATTGGGGTGAACTACTACACCTCCAGATACGCCGCTGCAGTACCAATAACAAGCAACGATGTCTACACCACTATGGATCAGTTCCAGCATGCTACCATCACAG TGGACGGATCAGATGGGGAGCCCATAGGCGCTGCA ACACCAGGGAGCTCTGAGATCTACGTATATCCAGAAGGGCTGAGAAAGGCATTGATTTTGCTGAAGCAATACAACAATCCCAAAATCTACATTACTGAGAATG GATATCCGGAAGCACGAGATGACACCCTTTCAGTAGAAGAGGCTTCGATTGACGATGTTCGAATTCAGCACATCAAGGATCATCTCGCCGCTGTCAAAGATGCCAGAGC TGCTGGAACAGATGTGCAGGGTTACCTGATGTGGGCACTGATGGACTGCCTGGAGATGGGATCCCTATACGCAGTTCGATTCGGTCTCAACTACACTGATTATCTCAATGACTTGGTCAGAACTCCAAAGAAGTCCGCCGCCTGGCTCAAAGATTTCTTGGCTTCAACCACTTCAACTTGA